The following are encoded in a window of Numida meleagris isolate 19003 breed g44 Domestic line chromosome 11, NumMel1.0, whole genome shotgun sequence genomic DNA:
- the DNAJB8 gene encoding dnaJ homolog subfamily B member 8 has product MVDYYKVLELQKSASPDDIKKSYHRLALKWHPDKNLTNKEEAENKFKAVTEAYKILSDPQKRSLYDRSVKESRSHTGRSARGDHNNFFDIAYIFQDPEDIFREVFGGMDLFNNVRNSGRGSSSSLFSGLMQSFMPFTSFGHNGQTIFSFVEETAGPCNFRSVLTSTEVTNGKRITTRKIIENGQERIEIEEDGQLRSVSVNGREHLKL; this is encoded by the coding sequence ATGGTGGATTATTACAAAGTCCTTGAACTACAAAAAAGTGCCTCCCCGGATGACATTAAGAAATCCTACCACAGACTGGCACTAAAATGGCATCCTGATAAGAATCTCACCAACAAGGaggaagctgaaaataaattcaaagctGTCACTGAGGCATACAAAATTTTGTCTGACCCTCAGAAACGATCGCTCTATGACCGATCTGTCAAGGAGAGCCGATCCCATACAGGAAGAAGTGCCAGAGGGGACCATAACAACTTCTTTGATATCGCTTACATATTCCAAGACCCCGAAGATATCTTTAGGGAAGTCTTTGGAGGGATGGATCTCTTCAACAACGTCAGAAACAGTGGAAGAGGAAGCAGCTCCAGTTTGTTTTCTGGCTTGATGCAGTCCTTTATGCCGTTTACTTCATTCGGTCACAATGGGCAGACCATCTTCTCCTTCGTTGAGGAAACAGCTGGGCCGTGCAATTTCAGATCAGTCTTAACCTCTACTGAAGTGACCAATGGCAAGAGGATCACCACCCGGAAAATCATCGAGAACGGGCAGGAGAGGATAGAAATCGAAGAAGACGGCCAGTTGAGGTCTGTGTCAGTAAATGGAAGAGAACACCTGAAACTGTAA